CGTGAAGATAATCTTTATAAAAATCGGTAGCACCAATGTCATAACCAACATCCTGCCCCGTAACAAAGAGCCGTCCGCCTTTTTCTTTAAGATACTCTGTAAGATAAGTCTGGTCAGACGAAACAAAAGTATCAATAAAATTATCTCCCGTGAACCAAATTACTACTCTTTCTGTATCCGCCGCCATATAGTCCAATAAATCCTGTGTGATTTCACCGTGTCTTCCCTCGCCGGCCGCATTTGTTCCGGTATTGTTATCCACATGCCATACCTGATAACCACCAGCGCCGGGAGTATCCAAAACATATCCATTATCAACAAGAGCTGTATCATACCAGTCATCATAATCATCCGTTAAAGGCCATGAAGTATGAGAGTTAGTAGCATCCCTGTATCTATACATAGTGTCAGAATCTACCACCAAAATATCCGCAGTAGGGATAAATTCGTTCACAACTTCCAAATAGAATCTTTTTTCTTTGGTATAATTCCCCGCAGGTGTATCTTGTCCTGCCACTCTAACAAAGTAGAGAGAAGGACCGCGGTCATTTACTCCTCCGTCAACATCGTCCACATCAAAAGGGTAATTAATAGCATGTGCCTGTATGGTTCTATCATCAGTTTTATCGTTTCTCGGGTCAACTAAAGTTATCTCTACATCAGATAAAGCAGACGGGTCAACTTCTATCGTAGTATCGGAGCCATCCTCTACTTCGTATACCGGCATCCCAAACAGATTATAGGCAGGCGTTTTACCTCTTGGGAGAGTAGAAGCCGTAATAGTCGGAACAGGGTTATCATCAACGCTCCAAACTTGCGGGGGAATGGGCAAAGCAGGGTCGCCTAAAAGAGTCCACTCAAAAACTGTTCGTTGGTCATAAGGACTTGAAAGCAGATAACTGCCATTTGCAAGGACATAGTCCGATAAAGCCTCTGTAAAAATACGACCTAAAGTTAACGTTCCTGTTCCTCCGCTCTCATGATACTTTTTAAAAGCGTATTTTATCATCTCTGCCATATATTCTGAGGGTAATATTTCCATGTAGCCATTATCAAATGTCCAATCAAGGGTCCCAAAACATGTGCGAGAACCGCCCAAATAAGCTATGCCTCCGGCAGGCGAAAGAAGAACACTTTCGCCGAATGAGGTAGCAAAACCCGGAGCCACAATAGATACATCATACGCCGCATTATCACAAGATATAGATATAACAACAGGAATATCAAGATTGGAGCCAAAAGCTAACACTTCCGAACTATATAGAACTGTATCAGCGGGGTCAACATCATCGAAATAGAAAGCATCACCCGAACCATGCCCTAAGAGATAAACAAGCCCTTGAGGATTTGTTCCATCCATTGTGTCTTCCACATCACTCTGAATAAATTGAGTAATATCGCCAACGATTCCGTCATCAGTATGATAGAACTTACTTACATTCATACCACTTAAATAAGACCTACTGTAACCGGAAACAGCAGAAAAAGTATTCATCACCTCATTGCATAACAATTCTCCATGATAGTACCACGTGCCAAAGGGCTGTCCACCGGCAAGAGCGACATTATTAAACCAGGTCGGGTCTGCGTCTACGTTGGCATGCCAATCATCTATTTTTTGAACTATATCCTGTATATCAGACAAATTCCCTGCAGAGAGTCTACCTACCTTATATTCAGGGGTATAATCATTATAATTTGTTAAAGAATAGAAATAATCAGTGGGAACCCAGTTATCATAAGAACCCCCTACTGGACTATATACATAATACGAAGGAGGAACAGCAGATGCATCGCCGAGAAGAACTATATATTCAAGTTGCGGATAGTAAGCCCAGCCACTATCGACAGAACTTTTTGCCTCCTGTATAAATGATAGAATTTTTAAAGCCAACTGATAATCATACCCTACTATATCGCTACCGGTATAGCCGCTATATCCACCATAAGAGCATAGATAATCAGGAGGATCTGCTCTTGGGGGAACGCCTCCGGAACCATAATTATAACCTGCTATCTCCTCAACCGAAACTTTAGTAGTATCTATCCCAAAAGTGTCATGCAGATCTATTAAGGCATCGGCGGCTGCATTATAAGCCGCAGGATAAATTATTAAACATGCTTCCGGTCCTGAAGCAGTTTTAAATCCTTCACTTTCAAAACTTTTGCTAATCGCATTATTAGAAGAATAGTAAACTTCTATCGTTGCAGAGGTTACGATAATAGACTGCTTTGTTTTAGGCGCATACTGCAGAGGATAGAACCTAACAGACACATAGCAATTATTATTATCACAGCCACTGTAATATGCGACTAAACTGCCGGGGAAGAAATCTTCGGAAGAATAGATTCTTTCATCGGGTTTTAGCCGCATTAAATTTGCTTGGTCCACACTGCCTTTTTTAGGCGTTATCGGAACGGGTTGAGAAACAGGAGCAATTTTTAAAGGATTTAGGACATAACGATAAGTAATATTTTTCACTTCCACACCGGTTACTTCGGAATCCTTCGGCAAGGTTAAAATAAATAATTCACTCGGAAGATTCGGCGCGCCGGGGATGCCGCCTGAAAGTTCAAGCCCTTCTATTTTCACATAATCAAAGTTATCTTTCTTTCTTAAACTTATTCTCTCGGTTTCTATAGAGAAATTTATAGTTTGAAGATTACCGGATGCAGAAACCCCTTTGAAAGTAGATGTGGATATTGAAAGGTCATCTATATCTTTATCTTCAAGCGCAGATATGATCGGTCCCAATTTCAATGAGTTGGGGCTTTTATTATCTTGAGAGAAAAGTGAATGAGCCGATAAAAAAATAACAGCGGCAATTACTAATAAGGTTAAAAATCCGTTTCTCATTGTTTTCCTCTCCTTGAAATTACTTTTGAAGAATCATCATTCAAGAATTTATCCGTAATTTTCACTATCGGTTTTAATGTCCATCTAACCAAATTTCTAAGAAGCGGATGTTGCGATATATAAGAAGCGATTTGAGGACTTATTTTGTAATATGCGCCTACAAAAATTCGTCCGGAAGAATTTGTCAGCAAATACTCGTCTCTAAATTGTGATAAAACTTTCACTTCTTCTGCCATAGGCGCGCCGTAACAGGCAGTCGCTATGAAACAGCCCTCAAGCGAACCGCCGCCGCCACCACTACCCTCAGCCTCAGGCTCTACTATGGTAGTGTCCCCTTCATCATCCGCCGGAGGCGCCACTACGCCATTGCCAACCACATTTGTTTCAATGCGCTCATAGGAGCGGGTCTGATTATCCCCTTGGTCAATAAAACCCAAAGCGCGCGAACCCCATACAGAACCCTTGGGTCCCCAGGATACAATCCCGACGCTAAAATCATCGCCGGGTTGATAGCCTAAACTGCCCGCAGTCTTTATCACCACGAAATAATCTGCTCCACTATTACTTGTCCCTGCTGTATCATTCGCGGGAATCGGCTCAGGGTCTTGAAAAACAAGTCTGCACTGGTCGTATGGTTGACCACCAACACCTTCATCCCAACTCCATTCCTTTAAAGGTATAACCAGATCTATTGCAGAATCGAAAACACCGTTACCATTGGTATCGCGATAAATCGCAACACCGCTGGAAGAACCCGAAGATAAATGCTTCAGGTCATCCTCCGCGTTAAAAGCCACATCGTCTCTTCCGCCCGGGTTGTAAAATTCCACGATAACCTGTTCTAATGCTCCGCCGTTTTCAGTATCGTCCCAAGTATTAATTCCAATTACAGGGGTGCGGGAAGAGTTAGCAGGTATATTCTGATACGGAGTAGTCAAATCGGTTAAAAATACGGGAAAATTCGCAGTTAGAATATTACCTCTTACACCGGTTCCTTCAGCATTTAACTGTGCTTTGAGTTTAAGCCCATCAAGAGCATACTCATCTCCATCCTTGATTTCAAAAGAAAATCTGTCCGCATAACTTAAAGTCGCCGAAGTTCTGATACATACAAAATAGTCATCGCCTTTGTTATCCGCATCATATATATCGTCACCAGGCACATCCTGATGATTGGCCACATTCAATTGCGCTTTCCACACACTTCCCGGCACAATTTCCTCCCAATTAGGTGGTGCAACCAGGATAAATGTATCCTGCGAATCAAAAACACCTGCTCGGCCATCCGTTTTGTTATCCTTCCAAAGAGAAATACCGCTATTTTGATTAGCAGAAAGCGTCATAAAAGCAGAAGTGTCAGTTGTCCCGCTTTCATCATATAGATACACACTAACCCATTTGAAAACATCTCCGTCGTTAAATGCGAGAACTCGAGTATCCGTAGTATCCGTAATGTTTAGACCGAATACGGGTGTCACAGGTGAAGTTGCGTCTATCCTTTGAGTATTATAAAGAGAATGAACCAAATCATGGATTTCAAGAACGGGTTTAATCGGCTTAACATCGGTCACATACGGTTGAGAAGGGTTGCAGGTTGAATCGGGGGGATAGGAGAATTTAACATCTCCTTGTTTTATGGATACTGTAAAAGCAGCGCCGTATTTTATGGGATCATAGTCACCCGCGCCACCGGATTCATCTCTATAACCGGAATCAGCCCTGATTACAATGAAGTAGTCGGAGAGGTCATTATCATCCCATGTCGTTTTGATATACTCGCCTCCGGATGTAGTAGGAGATAAGGTCAGCGTCCATTCAGGCCAATCTTCCTGCCATCCACTAAAATCTACCGGCACTTTTTCATCGGTTTCGTAGTCCCAAACACCACCACCAGTATCCTTATACAAAGCTACGCCACTGAAAGGAGACCAGCACGGGCAGCCGCGCAATGGGTCTAATCCTGTAGTCGGGTCAAAATCCGGACTTAATGCGGTAAAGGTTACCGTTACACTTTCAAGAATAATCCTTTGACTATTATTTGGTCCAAGAGTTGAGCCGCCTCCGCAGTCAATACCCAAAACAGGAGTCCTTGCTTCCATTGGAAGCAGTTGTGAATATGGCAAATGACCACGATGAACCGATCTATAACTTGTGGGATTATTATCGTATCTGGGTCTTATCCACTCATCGGGAACTGAATAAGGGTATCTGCTACCGTCAGTAGGGTCACCACCACTGCCGGGATAGTCATAGTAAGATGGGGGCGCGCCATAGTATGTGGAAATGGGCGTAATATCATCGCCCCATGCTTCACAGTATATAGTTTCAGTTGTTTGGTCAGCATCGGGGAATTGCTCAGGGTCTACAAGAGCATACCAGTCAAGTTCAATTCCACCTTTGGGTATGGTTACGGTAAAGGCGTGCCCTTCATTACCTGTAGTTGAAGGGTCGTCATCTCTGATAGAATTAGAAGTATTAATAACCACAAATAAGTCATTTCCTGCAGCGCCATCTTCGTCAGAATTAGGCAAAGCATAAGGAGCTAATAGGGTAATGGTAAGCGGACTACTAAGGGGACCCAATTCCTCACCCAATAATGTATCTGCAGAACTAAAAAATCCGTTACCATCACCATCCGAATCGCCGTCTTCATAAATTGCTACTCTGCTAATATCGGTCATATTAAAGGTGAAGTCAGAACCAGGAGGACTTTGATCGAAACGGACAGTTATAGAAAGAATATGAGTATCGCCATCACCATCATCATTAGCGTTTATACCAAAAACCGCAAAATTTCCGCTGTTGGGAAGTATTGCCTGGGAAGCTTCCGGCAAAAGCTCTACCTCCACAGTTTGAGCTTTCGCTATAACAGCAAATATTCCAAGCAATATGAAAAAGAAAATAACACTAATTATTTTTTTACGACACATACCGAGACGACGCATACCGGATTCCTCCCGACAATTTTGCATAATTAATTTTTTCAGGGGATATGATTTCCCCCTTTAAATTACAGATTCTCTTTCGAGAATTCTAACAAGTCAAAATTATAAAATTAAAAATCTGTTTTGTCAACCCCGTTAGAATTCTCGTAGTTGCCCATTTACCTGCCCGCTTCGTAGCAGACGGGTGGGCTTTCTTTGCCAATGAATCGGTTTAATACGCCGATGAATCGGCAACTACAATACTTCTGATGTTAAGAATTATCACGCAATTTATATGCCAAGTTTAAAACGAAACACAGTTTATAGTTGACAGTCTATGGTTTATAGATATTAACTATAAACTATCCACCATAAACTATTTTTAACCTCTCACCTCACAACTATGCGCTATTATTTACACTTTATCAATTTCAATCGCTGTAATCTTTTCTATAAATCTGCGTAATCTTTATTATTATTTCCTCTCCAATCTTGAAGCTATAAAAGTTACTTCAATAGATAATTTTTCTTTTGGAGAAGTTATCTGAATCTCTTTTATATTTAAATTGTAGGGGGTGCTTTCCAGAGTGTAAAGATAACTAACAAGGTTTTGCAAAGAAAGGTTTTTCATTCTTATTTCTACACTCGCTTCTCGGAAATCTTCTGTTTTTGCCGATAAATCTGTTCTAACAGGCATAGACGAAGTGACAGGTTTTATTGAGGAAATATTATCCGCAAGTCCTCTCACCCTTGCAATTCTTTCGACCAAAGAAAAAATACTTTCGTTTTCCTGCGTTGAGGATAATGCGGGAACATATTCTTTTTTGGCGGCAAGATATTCTTGTTTTAGTATCTGCATTTCATTGACTTCCTGCGCTTTAATAGGAATCGTCTTTTTTAAAACGCTTATTCGGTTCAATGTGGGAAATACAAATAACAATAAATACAGAAGAATAAAGATAATACCGTATCCCGTAAAAAGTGTAAGTTTTTTATTCAAAATGTCCTCACTTTACAATATTAATGCAAAATTAAAAAATCAAATATCAAATCTACATATTAAAATGTAAAATTATTTTTTTCCCTTAAGAGTCAAAATGCTTGAAGCAAAAATATTGCCGATTTCGTTTAATTCTTTAAGAAACCACACAACTTCTTCAGATGTGGCACGTTTGCTATCCCTAAGCAAAGACACCCATATTTTGCTCTCATTTGTAGATTTTAACGAAGTGTTAAAATAATTAGTAAAATCTTTCTTACTGCTGGCTGATTGTCCTTCTATATAGTTGCCAAGAATACTTGTGCCACTTCTTAATAATTGGTCTCCAATTCTTCTTGATACATTGTCTTTTGGTAATTTATCCAGGAATTCTATAAGCTTTAGAACAAAATTATATAATCTTTGTTGGAATTCCTTTTTGAATTTTGATTTGTCATTTTGCATTTTAATTTTTGATTTTTGATTTATTATATCTCATTTATTCAAAGTCGGAGTTATTTTCAATCTAAACGACACTCCTTGAGCCGTTGTCTGCGCAGACTCGATATCGACTTTCGAAAATAGCGGTGAATTTTCCAAGGCTGATTTTATTTTATCTATATCGCCATATGACAAAGCGCTTCCGGCAATTGTTATATCGTTTTCTTTTATTCTAAAAGAGTCTAACTCTATCTGTAAATTCCTGTCTAAATTTTGGGATATTCCCCTTAATGCTTCCAAAGGGCTTAGAGAAACAACATCTGTTGTTAAAGAGCTGTCTTTTAAATTTTTGACTATGGCTCTCATCTGGATAAGCGGAGTCCTCTTGTCCACAGCATCGGGGAAAGTTTCCGCAAAAATTCCTTTTATCCGCGAGTTTATAACATCAAATTTACGCTCGTATATATTTCTTTCAAATTGGAGACGGAAAGTAATCGCAATTAATACGAAAATTGCAAGAAAAAAACTTGTTCGTATACCTCTTTTTTCTTTCTCCTGCAAAACGGGAGGATAAAAATTCAAAACAGCTGCGTTTGTTGACAAACCGGCATAAAGAATTTCAGGGATAAACCCTAAAGCCAAAGGTTTTGATGTAAGAGTTTTTTCGTCATTATTTTCTACGTGTTCTGCTTGCGACTGTTTAGAGGAATCGGCGGCTTGATTTACGGATAACAATTCGTCAAGTTCTATCGCTTTGGCGGGGATATTGAAATTTTCAGCCAGCCAATCGCAGATTTCGGGCCTGCCCGCCTGCTCTTTAGTGGTGGGCCTGCCCGCCTGCTTTTCGGCAATGGGCAAGCCAGACACATAAATTTCTGAAATTTTATTTTCGGAAAGTTGCGAAGTTTGAGAAAGAAGAACTGTACTTATTTCTCTTGTCAATTCGTCTTTTCCTTCTATAAGTTCACTCCTGCCAATTGGTATCTGCCTTAAATCTGAAAGCATTCCGTCTTTAAGCGCGGAAAAAACATATGTAGTGTCGTTACCAACATATAGCCACAACACGTTTTGTTTTATTTTAATACGGGAAATCAAGAAGTTAAAGATAGAAAGCGGCTCAAGATAAATCTCGTTACAAACCAGGTCGCAAGAATTTATAAGTTCCAATTGTTCGTTTAAAAGAACTTCAGGAACAACAAACGATATGACTTCAATCCCGCCGCTGACATAAAAACGGGGCTGGTTGCTATTTTTTGCGTAAATCGGTTGAAAAAATACTTTCGCAGATTCTACCGGAATAGGGATATGCGGCTCTATGGCAAATCTTATACTCTTTTTTATTTTGGATATACTTCTATAAGGAAAAGCAAGCTTTCTTAAATAAATAGACGATAAAGGCAAGAAACAAACTGTTCTAAAAACCTTTGCTTTGTTATACGAGAGAAATTGCTTGATAATATCCGAAGCACTGCCTTCGGCACCAATTTCTTTTTGTTGATAATCTTCTATAAAAACTGCGTTGTCTTTTATATGAAAGAACAACAGCTTTAGGTCGTTTTTATCTTTTTGGAAAGCGAAAATCTTTTTCATTTTCTATATCCTAAAATATGATTATACCCTGCAATTCAAAGAATTGCGGGCACTTAATCCCTGAAACTGCAAAGCAATCTCAAAGACAGACTCGGAACAATCCCAAATGATGAGATTGCCGCGCTCCCTTTAGTCGCTCGCAATGACAGCAATGCTATCATCTCCGTAATCAAATAATTGTATCAGTTTTCATTCCAATATTTTACTTTTATATCGGTTCGGTTTCTTTCGACAACCACAGTTATGTTCTTTTCTATTTTACCAACTTTGGCATTAGATGTGATAGTGAAAATGTTGCTTTTAACATCAAAAAGTTTGGATTGCAATATTTTATTAACTATATCTTCGGGGAAAAATTCCTCAAGAGATGAAAGGTCGTAAAACGGATTATCGATTCTCCAATCAATTATAGAAGTGACAGCGATATCATCTATTAACTCAAAAATTTCCGTTTGTTCTTCTTCAAAAGAAGAAACTGAAGCCTGCAATGTGGCTTTTAAAACTTCTTTGCCTGCTGTATTAATATTTATTTTCCCTCCGGCAAATACAGTAATGAAATTTACTAAGCCGTTTTGTCCGTAATAATTTTCTTTTTCTATGCCTCTTACCATCATAAGCTCTTGGGTTATGTCAAAAGACGCGTTTTTGCATGGATACGGTATAGGTAAATCCTCATAGTATTCGCTTTCAGCTCCTTTATTTTCGCCGACTGTTATAGACAAAAGTTCGCTAATCTCATAATCGGCATCTATCCAGTCTATGATAGCGGGAATGATAGCATAATCTAAACCAATATTGTCGCAAAGCTCTAACATCTGCTCAATTTTCAATTTCTTTTCTCTTTCTTTTCCCGTATTAAGATAATTCAGATTTATTTTTCCGCTTTCGTCTATTGTGTTTATTTTCACAGTTCCTTCGTCAAAGGTCAATCCCGCCATAGGCGAGCGGGCGGACAGGATTACCTCTTCCGCCCAGCCTTCAGCCAACCAATCGGCTTGAAAATCGTCATCCATTTTAAGAATTGCAATCCCATATTGTATTCCCGCTTCAGCCAATGAGGATGCTTTAAGATAGTCCGAGGAATTTTTTAAAAGTAAAAGCTCCTGATTCATTTTGCTCGATAAATTAATTGTAAGAGCGCTTAAAACAGCAATCATAATAAGCGTGAAAATAAGAACCACGCCTTTTTTATTAAAAATTAAATGTTTGATTTCGGATTTCGGTTCAATGACTCTCCGACGAGTCCGAAAACAACTGTCGGAGTTCTTCGGACCGAAGAGACTGAATATCGGACTCCTTCGGAGATTGCGAATTCTTTTTGCTTTCATCTGTCCTCTGTTTTCTGTTGTCCTCACCTCATAACTATACGCTATTAGTTACAGTTTCTCGCCACTCAATAGAGGCGGATAATAAAACATCATTGGATTCCTGTTTTCACAGGAATGACAAAAAGAAAGCAGGAATAACAGAGCAGAAAATACATTGTCTGTCGTCTGTTTTCTGCCCTCTGTCATCTGTTTTCTGTTTATTCTGTCTTCTGCCAACTCTGATGTGTCATTGCGAGCGAACGCGGTGAGCGTGGCAATCTCGTATTTGAGATTGCTTCGCCTTTGGCTCGCAATGACAAGAGAGAGTATGTTTTCCCATTTTTTCTTCTGTCTTCTGTCCTCTGCGCCCAAAGCTGTTAACAAAATAAATTCAACTCTTTGGGCGTCCCCCCTGTTAGTCTCGCCATTGTATCAGTGGCGGACTAGGGGGGATATACTTCAATCTGTTTTCTGTTTTCTGATTTCTGATTTGCTGTTCATATTTCTGTGGGAATATATATTACCGTTGAAAATTTTTCTTCGTGCGATGAAATTAATTCAATTTTGACAGCTTTTAATATTTTCTCAGTCTGTTGGATATCCCAACTGTCCAACCAATCTTTTCCGTCCGAATATTTGAAATTGAAATTTTTCAAGTTATCGCTCCAAACATAAGATTTAAGGTATTTGTGTTCGTCTAATGTAAAATTCACAATAGGTTCTTCTTCTCTTATTAGAAAACCCTTATCCTCATCATCAAGAATAAACTTATAAGTAACTTTCGTTAAACATGTAAACGGGAAATATAAAGATTTTGCCGTAGTATAAAAACTAAAAGTTTTTTCATCGCCTTCCAGACCGTTATAATCGGTTTTTTCCTGCAATGTCGAAACAGCTTGTGAATCGGTAATAAAATAAACAGAGGATATTTCACTGCGCATTTTCCTAAATACATTTCGAGCAAGATAATAATCCTCTTGCCTGCTATCCCATTTATCCAGCGTTTTTAATGTCAGTGAATAAGTGGAAATAATCGCCAAAAAAACTATACTGGAAATTGCCACTGCAATAAGAAGCTCGACAAGGGTGAACCCATTGTGGATTTGTGATTGGGAATTAGCCCTCTGGAATTTCAAAGAAATTCCGAGGATTGAGTCCCCGAAAATCTCTGATTTTCTGGGGAGAATTGGAAATTGGTAATTTTTCATATCATCTTTTCGTTCCTGTTTGCATAATATTGGATTGCAAGCGATAAGTATTAAGAATAATCTGGGTATTTTCAGGGCCGGACACTGTTATCTTAATCTTTTTTAATCCGTCAATATCAGAATTTTCTACTTCTCTTTGCCAAAAAAATTCCGGATAATCTTCTTCGTCTGCCAACTCCCCGCCTGATGCAAAGCGGACAGGGAATTTCCCGTCTTCGGTTCTCATAAGCGGATTTTCCTGCATAAATGTATCCGAAAGAATTTCGTTTGCCAAAAATATAGCTGTCGTATGATATTTTGCTTTCATTGCCTGCCTTATAGATAAAAGTTGCGAATGGATTAGAACCGTCAGAGTAAGACCTACGATTGCAAGAGAAATTAGTACCTCCAAAAGGGTAAAACCCAATTGGAAATTGGTAATTGACCCTCTGGAATTTCTTTGAAATTCCGAGGATTGAGTCCCTGAAAATCTCTGATTTTCTAGGGATAATTGGTAATTTTTAATTTTCATATCATTTCTTCCTCCCAATATCCATTCTCAACACGGCTTTGGCCCGTTAAAGGATTTATAAAAAGAGTATAGAATTTTGAGTCGCTATCAATAAAATGAATAGTCGCCGGCTCGACAAAACCTGCGGGATTAAAAATTAAAAAAATTGTGCCTTCGGTAATTTTATCGCCTTTGAAATTGACTATATCTTTTATTTTCAAAGCGGAGCCTAATTTTTTTTCGGGAAGT
The nucleotide sequence above comes from bacterium. Encoded proteins:
- a CDS encoding four helix bundle protein, whose translation is MQNDKSKFKKEFQQRLYNFVLKLIEFLDKLPKDNVSRRIGDQLLRSGTSILGNYIEGQSASSKKDFTNYFNTSLKSTNESKIWVSLLRDSKRATSEEVVWFLKELNEIGNIFASSILTLKGKK
- a CDS encoding PilN domain-containing protein, giving the protein MKKIFAFQKDKNDLKLLFFHIKDNAVFIEDYQQKEIGAEGSASDIIKQFLSYNKAKVFRTVCFLPLSSIYLRKLAFPYRSISKIKKSIRFAIEPHIPIPVESAKVFFQPIYAKNSNQPRFYVSGGIEVISFVVPEVLLNEQLELINSCDLVCNEIYLEPLSIFNFLISRIKIKQNVLWLYVGNDTTYVFSALKDGMLSDLRQIPIGRSELIEGKDELTREISTVLLSQTSQLSENKISEIYVSGLPIAEKQAGRPTTKEQAGRPEICDWLAENFNIPAKAIELDELLSVNQAADSSKQSQAEHVENNDEKTLTSKPLALGFIPEILYAGLSTNAAVLNFYPPVLQEKEKRGIRTSFFLAIFVLIAITFRLQFERNIYERKFDVINSRIKGIFAETFPDAVDKRTPLIQMRAIVKNLKDSSLTTDVVSLSPLEALRGISQNLDRNLQIELDSFRIKENDITIAGSALSYGDIDKIKSALENSPLFSKVDIESAQTTAQGVSFRLKITPTLNK
- a CDS encoding general secretion pathway protein GspK, with translation MKAKRIRNLRRSPIFSLFGPKNSDSCFRTRRRVIEPKSEIKHLIFNKKGVVLIFTLIMIAVLSALTINLSSKMNQELLLLKNSSDYLKASSLAEAGIQYGIAILKMDDDFQADWLAEGWAEEVILSARSPMAGLTFDEGTVKINTIDESGKINLNYLNTGKEREKKLKIEQMLELCDNIGLDYAIIPAIIDWIDADYEISELLSITVGENKGAESEYYEDLPIPYPCKNASFDITQELMMVRGIEKENYYGQNGLVNFITVFAGGKININTAGKEVLKATLQASVSSFEEEQTEIFELIDDIAVTSIIDWRIDNPFYDLSSLEEFFPEDIVNKILQSKLFDVKSNIFTITSNAKVGKIEKNITVVVERNRTDIKVKYWNEN
- a CDS encoding type II secretion system protein, with amino-acid sequence MKNYQFPILPRKSEIFGDSILGISLKFQRANSQSQIHNGFTLVELLIAVAISSIVFLAIISTYSLTLKTLDKWDSRQEDYYLARNVFRKMRSEISSVYFITDSQAVSTLQEKTDYNGLEGDEKTFSFYTTAKSLYFPFTCLTKVTYKFILDDEDKGFLIREEEPIVNFTLDEHKYLKSYVWSDNLKNFNFKYSDGKDWLDSWDIQQTEKILKAVKIELISSHEEKFSTVIYIPTEI
- a CDS encoding prepilin-type N-terminal cleavage/methylation domain-containing protein, which produces MKIKNYQLSLENQRFSGTQSSEFQRNSRGSITNFQLGFTLLEVLISLAIVGLTLTVLIHSQLLSIRQAMKAKYHTTAIFLANEILSDTFMQENPLMRTEDGKFPVRFASGGELADEEDYPEFFWQREVENSDIDGLKKIKITVSGPENTQIILNTYRLQSNIMQTGTKR